In Paenibacillus sp. G2S3, a single window of DNA contains:
- the ric gene encoding iron-sulfur cluster repair di-iron protein, which translates to METKQLNDRISDSKQAQSVQAGFTPEALVRDIVLEFPKAADYFKAKRIDFCCGGAKPLAEAATERGLDQEIIISDLNKLFEEYPVPQEEIAWNTAPSEELIDHIINKHHRYLREELPLISQNVTKVYRVHGGDSPHLVELYNLFNTLKEDLLEHTAKEEKDEFPKLLTYTANPSEGGLTALRVSLSELESEHDGAGDVLRKIRSITDDFTPPAHACTTYRLTYARLEELESMTFEHVHLENNILFPRFQ; encoded by the coding sequence ATGGAAACCAAACAACTTAATGATAGAATTTCGGATTCGAAGCAAGCACAATCGGTACAGGCTGGGTTTACCCCAGAAGCACTGGTGAGGGATATTGTATTGGAGTTCCCTAAAGCGGCAGATTATTTTAAAGCAAAACGGATTGATTTCTGTTGCGGTGGAGCTAAGCCTCTTGCTGAAGCAGCTACTGAGCGTGGACTGGATCAAGAGATAATCATCAGTGATCTTAACAAGCTGTTCGAAGAATATCCGGTCCCCCAGGAGGAAATCGCTTGGAATACCGCACCTTCAGAAGAGTTAATTGACCATATCATAAACAAACATCACCGTTATCTGCGTGAAGAGCTACCCCTCATTAGCCAAAATGTAACTAAGGTGTATCGAGTGCATGGCGGGGATTCCCCCCATTTGGTGGAGTTATATAATTTGTTCAACACACTTAAGGAAGATTTGCTTGAGCATACGGCTAAAGAAGAAAAAGATGAGTTTCCTAAGCTGTTGACATACACTGCTAATCCTAGTGAAGGAGGTCTGACAGCACTCCGCGTGTCATTGTCTGAGCTGGAGAGCGAACATGATGGTGCAGGCGATGTTTTGAGAAAAATACGTAGCATTACAGATGATTTCACTCCACCGGCGCATGCTTGCACAACCTATCGATTGACATATGCCCGGCTGGAAGAGCTGGAGAGTATGACTTTTGAGCATGTACATCTGGAAAATAATATATTGTTCCCTAGGTTTCAGTAA
- a CDS encoding helix-turn-helix domain-containing protein has translation MEEHQFAMCPRFETAFSFLGKRWNGLIIQTLMSGPKRFKDISGLIPSMSDKMLSERMKDLEGEGILVRHVYPETPVRIEYELTDKGRALQPVMQQIQSWAESWVD, from the coding sequence ATGGAAGAACATCAATTTGCGATGTGTCCCAGATTTGAGACAGCCTTCTCTTTCTTAGGCAAACGTTGGAATGGACTTATTATTCAGACATTGATGAGTGGACCGAAGCGGTTTAAAGATATCTCCGGCCTCATTCCTTCAATGAGCGATAAGATGCTGTCCGAGCGGATGAAGGATTTGGAAGGTGAGGGTATCCTCGTTAGACATGTATACCCAGAAACACCCGTACGTATTGAGTACGAATTAACAGACAAAGGCCGTGCGTTGCAGCCTGTTATGCAGCAGATTCAGTCTTGGGCTGAGAGCTGGGTAGACTAA
- a CDS encoding Gfo/Idh/MocA family oxidoreductase, whose amino-acid sequence MIAPERKRVAIVGIGNIARKVYLPLLSQHDHAEVVGVLSHSPTTVEQAVHTYRFPKGTTNLEELFSWDLDAVFVHSPTTTHYDIVTKCLERGISVYVDKPLSYDLEESRRMAELAQDKGLLLGVGFNRRFAPMYVTAKQWLEEVGGISHCNAIKHRTKLQTGSTRETVHDDLIHLLDLLLWLCGDHYELLRSHLHSSGEGRLLQASGMLGWNHSAVGMYSMVRQAGVNLEKLELHGNGRSVEVVDLDKAILYEKDALPHIQSFGSWDTVLDRRGFSGVVNDFLSNINTPEKCSIAASAVLPSHMLAAQLTE is encoded by the coding sequence GTGATTGCACCTGAACGTAAAAGAGTCGCCATAGTAGGAATCGGCAATATCGCCCGCAAAGTATATTTGCCACTGCTCTCTCAGCATGATCATGCAGAGGTAGTTGGTGTTCTTAGTCATTCACCGACAACGGTGGAGCAAGCCGTTCATACCTACCGTTTTCCTAAAGGGACAACGAATTTGGAAGAACTATTTTCTTGGGATCTGGATGCAGTATTTGTACATAGCCCAACGACTACTCATTATGATATAGTAACAAAATGTCTCGAACGTGGGATTTCGGTATATGTAGATAAGCCACTTTCCTATGATCTTGAAGAGTCCAGAAGGATGGCGGAGCTAGCACAAGATAAAGGGCTTTTACTAGGAGTGGGCTTTAATCGACGTTTTGCCCCTATGTATGTCACCGCCAAGCAATGGCTTGAGGAAGTCGGTGGAATTAGCCATTGTAATGCGATTAAACATCGAACGAAGCTACAAACAGGCAGCACCCGCGAAACCGTGCATGATGATCTGATCCATCTGCTTGACCTGCTGTTGTGGTTGTGCGGAGATCATTATGAACTGCTTCGTAGTCATCTTCACTCTAGTGGAGAAGGTCGTCTACTACAGGCATCTGGAATGTTGGGCTGGAATCATAGCGCAGTAGGGATGTACAGCATGGTTCGTCAAGCTGGAGTGAATCTGGAGAAGCTTGAGCTGCACGGAAATGGCAGATCGGTGGAAGTAGTGGATCTGGACAAGGCCATTCTTTATGAAAAGGATGCCTTACCGCATATTCAAAGCTTTGGAAGCTGGGATACTGTGCTGGATAGAAGAGGTTTTAGTGGAGTGGTGAACGATTTTCTAAGCAACATAAATACACCGGAGAAATGCAGCATTGCTGCTTCAGCGGTACTGCCTAGTCATATGCTGGCGGCACAGCTTACTGAATGA
- a CDS encoding VTT domain-containing protein: protein MKKWFSIILYVSGTILAFIYRYDILSWMKEDHNLFSSIGIATLLALFPVVPYKAVIGFFGYAYGSLAGALICWLATNLAAAILFGVVKYLFQNQARAYLASIPALEKFTVGIERRPFASIVLARLVPIIPQTAVNIYAGAAGLPFWSYIAASGIGKIPGIALYAFLGDHLFQDPVSTIIAIIAYVAVLIIAGLSLRPRSQEAKNSR from the coding sequence ATGAAGAAATGGTTCTCGATTATTCTTTATGTTTCGGGTACAATCCTTGCGTTTATCTACAGATATGACATCCTAAGCTGGATGAAAGAGGATCATAATCTTTTCAGTTCTATAGGGATCGCAACTTTACTTGCTTTGTTTCCAGTTGTTCCTTATAAAGCTGTCATCGGATTCTTCGGTTATGCATACGGAAGTTTAGCGGGTGCCTTGATTTGCTGGCTAGCTACAAATTTGGCTGCCGCAATCCTTTTTGGCGTTGTGAAGTACTTATTTCAAAACCAAGCGAGAGCTTATTTAGCCTCTATTCCCGCACTCGAAAAGTTCACAGTAGGCATTGAGCGGCGACCTTTCGCTTCGATTGTCCTAGCACGACTCGTGCCTATCATTCCCCAAACAGCGGTTAACATCTACGCTGGAGCTGCTGGTCTGCCTTTTTGGAGCTATATTGCAGCTTCCGGCATAGGAAAAATACCGGGGATTGCATTATACGCTTTCCTCGGGGATCATCTGTTCCAGGACCCTGTAAGTACGATTATTGCCATCATCGCCTATGTCGCTGTGCTAATTATCGCTGGACTAAGCTTGCGTCCGCGCTCTCAAGAAGCGAAGAATAGCCGATAG
- the msrA gene encoding peptide-methionine (S)-S-oxide reductase MsrA, which yields MSEHQTNHISTKTEKATFAGGCFWCMVSPFEELPGIISVVSGYTGGHTVNPTYEEVCSETTGHVEAVQITFNPDIFPYSKLLELFWQQIDPTDAGGQFHDRGTSYGTAIFTHSEEQKEQAEASKAALQASGRFSSPIVTPILPAATFYPAEEYHQGYHHKNPGHYKRYRKGSGREDFIETHWTHKEDKQSLKERLTPLQYEVTQNSATESPFRNDFWDHHGDGIYVDIVSGEPLFSSQDKYDSGCGWPSFTRPIRDYAVKEKTDLSHLMVRTEVRSKVADSHLGHVFDDGPGENGLRYCINSAALRFIPKEDLEKEGYGEYRVLFQPA from the coding sequence ATGAGTGAACATCAGACTAACCATATAAGTACCAAGACAGAAAAAGCAACCTTTGCAGGTGGATGCTTCTGGTGCATGGTCTCGCCGTTCGAAGAATTGCCAGGTATCATTAGTGTCGTCTCTGGCTATACCGGCGGTCATACAGTGAACCCAACCTATGAAGAGGTTTGTTCTGAAACGACAGGACATGTTGAAGCTGTACAAATTACGTTCAACCCAGATATTTTCCCTTATAGTAAGTTACTTGAGCTGTTCTGGCAGCAAATTGACCCTACCGACGCAGGTGGACAATTCCATGATCGCGGGACTTCTTACGGAACAGCAATCTTTACCCATTCGGAGGAACAAAAAGAACAAGCAGAAGCTTCCAAGGCAGCTCTGCAAGCAAGCGGTCGGTTCTCTAGTCCGATCGTAACCCCGATTCTCCCGGCAGCCACCTTCTATCCTGCCGAAGAATATCATCAAGGTTACCATCATAAGAATCCAGGCCACTACAAACGGTATCGCAAAGGTTCTGGCCGAGAGGATTTTATCGAAACCCACTGGACACATAAAGAGGACAAACAAAGTTTGAAAGAACGTTTAACCCCTCTTCAATATGAAGTCACTCAGAACAGTGCAACAGAATCTCCTTTCCGGAATGATTTTTGGGATCACCATGGAGATGGTATTTATGTAGACATCGTATCTGGCGAACCGTTATTCAGCTCGCAGGATAAATACGATTCCGGTTGCGGCTGGCCAAGCTTCACTCGTCCGATCCGGGACTACGCTGTGAAGGAAAAGACGGATCTCAGCCATTTGATGGTTCGGACAGAAGTGCGCAGCAAAGTAGCGGATTCCCATCTAGGGCATGTCTTCGACGATGGTCCCGGAGAAAACGGCCTGCGCTATTGCATAAATTCAGCGGCGCTACGTTTTATTCCGAAAGAGGATTTAGAGAAGGAAGGCTATGGGGAGTATCGCGTACTCTTTCAGCCTGCCTAA
- a CDS encoding DUF4349 domain-containing protein, whose amino-acid sequence MRKWGLHYLCLLILAVILAGCGSADRNSAADSSAKQNGSMSNEAAAEVQSQNSIASSADQSTAAAPEIEAGGSENLAVKGSTSENTVQASAGFTGSDVVAGLNKKLIYKANLNMEVEDYGKAQTEIRNLVTMANGYIIEFNENMSQYEQGGTFILKVPASGFSPFLNKLEQVKHESLQRSIQGQDVSEEYVDLESRLKAKQLMEAQYTEFMKKATKSTDLVAFANELGSIQESIEQIKGRMRYINQNVSFSTVELRVYQTDESIAVKEKEEQGPLLERASDALNGSLNALSVMFQWIVVILAGALPILIGAAIILAIVLVSRKNIRERREQQAQRIRQRNKEMNSEQVIPAATEPKKEISEEDLKVSEDSEDSKKE is encoded by the coding sequence ATGCGCAAATGGGGTCTGCATTACTTATGTTTATTAATTCTTGCGGTAATCTTGGCGGGTTGTGGCTCAGCGGATAGGAATTCAGCGGCAGATAGTTCGGCAAAACAAAATGGTAGTATGAGTAATGAGGCAGCAGCAGAGGTACAATCGCAAAACTCGATAGCCTCATCTGCGGATCAAAGTACCGCGGCAGCGCCTGAGATAGAAGCAGGTGGCAGCGAGAACTTGGCTGTAAAGGGTTCCACATCAGAAAATACAGTTCAAGCAAGTGCAGGATTTACTGGTAGTGATGTAGTAGCAGGTTTGAACAAGAAGCTAATCTATAAAGCGAATCTTAATATGGAAGTAGAAGACTATGGAAAAGCACAGACTGAAATACGTAATTTAGTAACTATGGCTAATGGATATATTATTGAATTTAATGAAAACATGTCGCAGTACGAGCAAGGTGGAACGTTTATCCTTAAGGTGCCTGCCTCTGGGTTCTCACCTTTTCTGAATAAATTGGAACAAGTAAAACACGAATCTCTACAGCGCAGCATTCAAGGTCAGGATGTCTCTGAAGAGTATGTTGATCTGGAGTCGCGTTTGAAAGCAAAGCAGCTAATGGAAGCACAATATACAGAATTTATGAAAAAAGCAACGAAATCCACTGATCTGGTCGCCTTCGCGAACGAGCTTGGTTCGATTCAGGAAAGCATTGAGCAGATTAAAGGCAGAATGCGTTATATCAATCAGAATGTATCCTTCTCTACGGTAGAACTGAGAGTGTATCAGACAGATGAAAGCATTGCTGTGAAGGAGAAGGAGGAGCAAGGGCCGTTACTGGAACGTGCTTCAGATGCTCTAAATGGAAGCTTAAATGCATTATCTGTGATGTTTCAGTGGATTGTCGTTATCCTTGCAGGAGCGTTACCGATACTTATCGGGGCTGCCATTATTTTAGCTATTGTATTAGTTTCCCGTAAAAATATACGCGAGCGTCGGGAGCAGCAGGCCCAGCGGATTCGTCAGCGAAATAAAGAAATGAACAGTGAGCAAGTCATCCCTGCAGCAACAGAGCCTAAGAAGGAAATTTCAGAAGAAGATCTAAAGGTAAGTGAGGACTCAGAGGACTCAAAGAAAGAATAG
- a CDS encoding DUF1540 domain-containing protein — protein sequence MAKDVICEVNSCTHWAEENKCSADSIFVAFHSSQEPTRAEETDCKTFESK from the coding sequence ATGGCAAAAGACGTAATTTGCGAAGTTAACTCCTGCACCCACTGGGCAGAAGAGAACAAATGCAGTGCTGATTCTATCTTTGTAGCTTTCCACAGCTCCCAAGAACCTACACGTGCAGAAGAAACAGATTGCAAGACTTTCGAAAGTAAATAA